The genomic segment GCCCATCCATGTTCATCTAAACCCCCGACTGGTATGGCAATCTTCTCCCTCCCCCAATGCCGCCTCCGCAaatcgtcgccggcggcgaccacCACCCGCCCCCCACCTCCGCCTGCTCGCCGGAGCACCCCTTCCTCTCCGCccgcctcctccttccttcgCTGTCCTCGTCACCGGCCGACCTCTCCTCCCCGCACCTCCCCCTGTCCCTCGCCTTCTCCTTCCGCACCCACCCTTCCCCTCTCCCTCGCCATCTCGATGAGTGCAGGGAAAAACTGGTATCGTTCTGTGCCTCCATGCTGCGGGATCACTTCCAAGTATGTGCGCTTATCGGAAGGGATCTCGTGAGGTCGCTCCACGAGCTGGTGCTCGTGGCGGAGTTCCAGGCACTGTGGAGAGACTTGATGTTGCACCGTGGCACTGACGTCTGCTGGATCAGCACGCCCGGTTGTTTCACCGCAGTGGCCATCACTCCAGAGATGGAGACGCAGCTCTTGTTCATGATGAACAATGTGAAGTGGGGAGATCAGAAGAGGCACCAGCTCTGGTTTTCGAGGAAGCATCTGATGGTGCctggaggggaggggaggatacCGGACATTGTTCGGTTCATATGTTGTGGATGCCACCCGACGAATGAGATCATGCAGTCAGGCGCCATTGCTCGCTGGACAGTCATAGGCTGGCTGCTGACAAGTTGCAGCAAGGGCTACGTTCGAAGCTGGCTCTGTTCTATGACGAGTAGTGTCATGAATATTGAGCCTGCAATGCTCCTGATGGTGAACTCGGTATCACAGTATACAGATATCACAAACATGCTGCTTGAGTTCTTGTTTCTTCTGATTGAGAACTATGATGTGCGGAGGAAGGAGGCGTTAGCTCAGTGTGTGAGGAGGGCGTTTGTGGTACTGGTGAATAAAGGAGTGGTCCCGTCATTGGAGCCATTGGCATGTTGTGAGAAGCTATCACCATTGCTGAGGCAGAAGCTTGTGGCATTTTTATCAAATACCGGTCCTGGAGCAgctgaagaagcttgcgggaaatCAATAGATGAGGTATCTAATGAAACAGAATTGAAGAAGAGAGTTTGCTCAAACTAGACCTCTTTATGATTGTGTCCCGACCCTCTATCTCAGGAATAAATTGAGCACTTGTTTTTTGAGGGGTGTAGGACTAAGAACGATGATTAGAGGGAGTGAGTAGGCGTCTCAACAATTTCTTTCGAAACTGATAGCCTTCTTATATTTTGTCATTCAACGCACCTTCAAAATGCATCATAACAAAACACAACACAAAAAGCAAAAATACAACGGAAACAGATGAACCCGGAAGGTCCGAGTTGGATCTGAAAGTTACGGCCTATCGTAAGTTCCGGATTGAGATTGGAAGAAGAGCCTTGGGATGGAATTTTGAAATAATCCGGAAGTTCCGTAAGGattcggaagttccgggttgaaCAGTTCCAGAAGAAAAGCTGCAGCATAAGAACCCAAAAACCAAACTCAAAATCCAATCAAATGTGgtccaaatccaacaaaattttagCCATAGCTTAGCACGTTCATGGTGAATCTTTGCCCAAAAGATCTTTTCAAGAAGATCAAGATTTCACCTTTGATTTCATGAATTTGACCAAGAACACAAAAGGGAAATAAGAACATCAGGTGAAGAAATCCTCCAAGttaatgatctagaggcaagaaaaATCAATATCTATttgtatacatttgtatgtgaattttatgcctctaacaataaaaagaaagacTTCACATGATGGTAAAATTTCAGCTttcaaccaaaaacaaaaatcgcaACGAAATACtgaaaacttgcaacaaagcagGGGAGCTaagaga from the Phragmites australis chromosome 19, lpPhrAust1.1, whole genome shotgun sequence genome contains:
- the LOC133900028 gene encoding uncharacterized protein LOC133900028, encoding MPPPQIVAGGDHHPPPTSACSPEHPFLSARLLLPSLSSSPADLSSPHLPLSLAFSFRTHPSPLPRHLDECREKLVSFCASMLRDHFQVCALIGRDLVRSLHELVLVAEFQALWRDLMLHRGTDVCWISTPGCFTAVAITPEMETQLLFMMNNVKWGDQKRHQLWFSRKHLMVPGGEGRIPDIVRFICCGCHPTNEIMQSGAIARWTVIGWLLTSCSKGYVRSWLCSMTSSVMNIEPAMLLMVNSVSQYTDITNMLLEFLFLLIENYDVRRKEALAQCVRRAFVVLVNKGVVPSLEPLACCEKLSPLLRQKLVAFLSNTGPGAAEEACGKSIDEAAIVNTSTKNVSWKSTLAFCIMMKLICESQCMLRACQHLALKGQIKNK